Proteins encoded within one genomic window of Triticum aestivum cultivar Chinese Spring chromosome 2D, IWGSC CS RefSeq v2.1, whole genome shotgun sequence:
- the LOC123052913 gene encoding protein NASP homolog 1, which yields MDSSSDNFVAPVDERQDPPLPNPSEEEAGGEEKERGEEKTLERAEELFDKGSKAIEEGDFVVAVDRLSRALEIRVERYGELASECASTYYKYGCALLYKSQEETDPLGNVPKSAPDEEPAKSTTNKDSGNSKASSSNVKDDDPSSDKGGLEGQNSNEKDQEDVDGESDKDGDEMGGEEDDSDLDLAWKMLDIARAIVEKNPDNTMEKVKIFSALAEVSMEREDIDNSLGDYFKALAILEHLVEPDHRRIVELHFRICLVYELASKIADAIPYCAKAVSLCKSRLESLKKAKATLLADKGDSASTADGDSKKLSIEDELEVVTGILPDLEKKLEDLEQAMATPSSEIEEIMKSIAAKAGFMQKAGNAVAPRAASLTSSQMGGVNNGFDSPTMSTAATSGSTGSTVTDLGVVGRGIKRANIKPISAEPCSKRLAADDSPSVKCDSSNNSDVLPTAQDGEGSVSK from the exons atgGACTCCTCCTCCGATAACTTCGTGGCGCCGGTAGACGAGCGCCAGGACCCACCGCTCCCGAACCCTAGCGAGGAGGAAGCGGGCGGCGaggagaaagagcggggagaggaGAAAACCCTAGAGCGGGCGGAGGAGCTGTTTGACAAGGGGTCCAAGGCCATCGAGGAGGGGGACTTCGTCGTCGCCGTCGACCGCCTCAGCCGCGCCCTCGAGATCAG GGTTGAACGTTATGGAGAACTTGCTTCAGAGTGTGCTAGCACGTATTATAAATATGGATGTGCCTTGCTATACAAATCACAGGAGGAGACCGATCCTCTGGGTAATGTTCCAAAGAGTGCACCAGATGAAGAACCAGCGAAGAGCACAACGAATAAAGATAGTGGAAACTCAAAGGCATCCAGTAGCAACGTCAAAGATGACGATCCATCTTCAGACAAAGGTGGTCTTGAAG gtcaaaactcaaatgagaAAGATCAGGAGGATGTAGATGGTGAGAGTGACAAGGATGGCGATGAGATGGGGGGAGAAGAAGATGATTCTGATTTGGATCTAGCCTGGAAAATGTTAGATATTGCAAGGGCAATAGTGGAGAAGAACCCAGACAACACTATGGAGAAAGTGAAAATCTTTTCTGCTCTAGCTGAAGTCTCCATGGAAAGAG AGGACATAGACAACTCACTTGGTGACTACTTCAAAGCTTTGGCCATCTTGGAGCATTTGGTTGAGCCTGACCATCGTCGAATTGTTGAACT ACACTTCCGCATTTGTTTGGTCTATGAGTTGGCATCTAAGATTGCAGATGCGATCCCATATTGTGCAAAGGCTGTTTCATTGTGCAAGTCACGTTTAGAGAGCCTGAAAAAAGCGAAGGCAACCTTGTTGGCTGATAAAGGTGACAGTGCATCTACTGCTGATGGAGACTCAAAGAAATTGTCTATTGAAGATGAGCTGGAGGTTGTTACTGGTATATTGCCTGACCTTGAGAAGAAG CTTGAAGACCTGGAGCAAGCAATGGCAACCCCAAGCTCTGAAATAGAGGAGATTATGAAAAGCATTGCCGCAAAGGCAGGGTTTATGCAGAAGGCTGGCAATGCCGTGGCACCAAGAGCTGCATCTTTGACTTCTTCACAAATGGGTGGAGTAAACAATGGCTTTGACTCCCCAACTATGTCTACAGCAGCAACATCCGGAAGCACTGGAAGTACTGTTACCGACCTCGGTGTTGTAGGCAGAGGCATCAAGCGAGCTAATATCAAGCCTATTTCTGCTGAACCTTGTTCGAAGAGACTGGCAGCAGATGATTCACCATCTGTGAAATGCGACAGCAGCAACAACTCAGATGTTCTCCCCACGGCGCAAGATGGCGAGGGTTCCGTATCAAAGTAG